Proteins encoded within one genomic window of Deinococcus ruber:
- a CDS encoding DUF11 domain-containing protein, with product MKLVALLLTLAGYGLFSTAQAATLSLQKALPNGRAAVSDQFTLNLTGATSATTTGTGSSVTSAALSKVGATVGVASTLSETAANGANLSNYTTTYACTNTLGGGQTPSGSGTTFTITPVTNDNLSCTFTNSANLSDLAIDKSGTTSTNVGSPASYTLTVWNIGPKAVTSSTVADTVNSSFLSNVTWTCQAYGTASCGTTSGSGNTISATTGALPVNNVATAPTSGDYLVYTVSGLAATAGTYANTATVTAPSGVVDTSSANNTSTVSGIVVGAAPATASATCAIGSPVNMLATTTKSYYNGTINGFTPKPTGTSVYATGLADIDKQTYSQPVPLIANSANYTVGAGVGSRFTLDLRWLWSNGSPKYSKVILLRNGTTKPPARD from the coding sequence TTGAAACTTGTCGCTCTGCTGCTGACTCTGGCAGGCTATGGCCTCTTTTCCACCGCGCAGGCAGCGACGCTGAGTCTGCAAAAAGCTCTGCCAAATGGACGGGCGGCAGTCAGCGATCAGTTCACGCTGAATCTGACGGGCGCAACGTCGGCCACGACCACTGGAACGGGCAGCAGTGTGACCAGTGCGGCACTCAGCAAGGTGGGGGCAACCGTCGGGGTGGCTTCCACGCTCAGCGAAACGGCGGCGAACGGAGCCAATCTGAGCAACTACACCACCACCTATGCCTGTACCAACACGCTGGGTGGGGGACAGACGCCCAGCGGTAGCGGCACCACGTTCACCATCACGCCGGTCACGAACGACAATCTGAGCTGCACATTTACCAACAGTGCGAATCTGAGCGATCTGGCGATTGACAAGAGTGGAACGACGAGCACGAACGTCGGCAGTCCGGCCAGTTACACCCTGACCGTCTGGAATATCGGGCCAAAGGCCGTGACCAGTTCGACCGTCGCAGATACCGTCAATTCCAGCTTTCTGAGCAACGTGACTTGGACGTGTCAGGCCTACGGCACGGCAAGCTGCGGTACGACCAGTGGCAGTGGCAACACCATCAGTGCGACGACCGGGGCCTTGCCCGTGAACAATGTGGCGACCGCTCCGACCAGTGGTGATTACCTGGTATATACCGTCTCGGGACTGGCTGCCACCGCCGGTACGTATGCCAATACCGCCACCGTGACTGCTCCTTCGGGCGTGGTCGATACGAGTAGCGCCAATAACACCAGTACGGTCAGTGGCATTGTGGTGGGGGCAGCCCCCGCTACGGCTTCGGCCACCTGTGCGATTGGTTCGCCGGTCAATATGCTGGCGACCACCACCAAAAGTTATTACAACGGGACCATCAACGGTTTTACTCCCAAACCAACCGGAACCTCTGTATACGCCACTGGCCTCGCCGATATCGACAAGCAAACGTACAGTCAGCCAGTCCCCCTGATTGCCAACTCAGCCAACTACACCGTTGGGGCGGGGGTCGGCAGTCGCTTTACCCTCGACCTGCGCTGGTTGTGGTCGAACGGTTCACCTAAGTACAGCAAGGTTATACTTTTGAGAAATGGGACGACCAAGCCGCCAGCTCGTGATTG
- a CDS encoding DUF11 domain-containing protein, which produces MKAPHISTQHPHPAPASRSLLLRAALPLMASLMLGNLLSVGHAQEINTSLPLTSIGDKLLWSVGNQDFTLTVAATGRVRLDLYSPQLDPKDYRSDTYYGDETYSKDPVATRFELVDASGKSVVVKNYAPGQQTWDTLFDTTLPAGTYKLRALTTGNAKNTFAVKLSSESAALAADRLIVNVHSHDFMPVLNVTTDGPGYELQMYDGDGPTELQAQLRDASGQVTPLPVSSQLGNVSWKLPDAPGRYTIELLQPVGARQYSNSVSFTMTRNKAATPITVVQADTLGLLRVEAELILPESVQPIQLPVTVGAVLVSAEPFEAKTPAGTYPVSVPPVAGAEVTAPSEVTVKKGETALVRVQVKPSVALTLVADKPEVCVGDVVTFTAQATTAYAGDLPLTLALTSDQLSLEGTASQTGVFNAATPGTVTVKATATQSGDFSVAANLGPWSAMKAVGVKVLPDVTSFQLSRNAVPGALPGEEVTVSLSITNTANVAQPYHLSDTPGAGLAALDSTEFSGTLAAGETKTLSYRARVTGQSGDTSTLSASLSGSSVNGVACGVPQTSEVAFTALTPTPVVTPPEVVRTAPDIQRTSVVSLPFHAPTLARTLVIAHSFPAVASYVPGSSKLDGQAIPDPVVGASGRVYWVVPTPAATAQTTSDDPAGKGKLVSGTVTYNLTHTGLLPALDKPSLVARYTRDRQEVLEGTFDTADFGSATPVGLAQVVAATENDGDIKLPLAGKVFYARDRIGIAVEGALDAALNPTVNGQPIPETQIGTRISDPANNLQRLEYVGIPIQRGENVIALGDQKIKVYLAGPTASVVFTPISLVADGSTPLKLKVQALDAAGIASGESFLTINPSLEPLAPDANTSDAGYQVALKDGVGTLVLQPQATPTVLNLTYLVAGRSEALRYPVVPDNSTVGVGMVSATLGLPDGLKFSVDNLSVQARAYYEGPLLGGKLYLAADKDGLPTSTNPYLRYPVTGDSSIQTIPLQGVDPVAVNYDHPSFHAQYLQGPLPISVFSLDGNLTALSVSTKTNPTVSGFLAYIPGDQKKETLIPNGTRLLHLSNSNLSPDSESIQLVATKNGLEISRSTLSRYVDYVLDPTTGVITLTRGLEATDPNLNNLTLVVSYRLNNALDGRTLGYGAETRYESREGGQNFSVAAAAVNLDNVLTTGVRATYDSSTVKANVLAAYSGGIQAAADFSANLGDTAATLQARYQDAGYTKNGGLNGGSTGTSLNANVISRLTPNINAVVTGEYHDIPAANATTTNGVLDTTGGSVSARADMRFQPFSVGLGAKYGFGDVYGIGAIGSIGYHASPIDIDIVHTQPLTGNLATTTDFSAKVTIGKVAVGLHDLLTWGSDNTASLTMNTVLGNTNFSVGYDLPTASGAGNRARFGVDTSLPLNTRTKLGLRGAVVNDFNVSTTTITAGADLAYNSGDINATLGGDVAYDGNIFKTVLRGGITGTINRTLTLTADGTVDLTPGNFGARAAVGYAYRNSAWQSLGYLRYLDGSLSAGKPELSAGASAEYHTPTFALRGGLDSRTLLNDTPSFTYQGSLGGTYYPTDFIGIGAWGRALVQPSSSTTQYGFGLEGSVRALPGTWLTAGYNFAGFDGLGNQYTKPGVYLRLDLTLDETLGQADQH; this is translated from the coding sequence GTGAAGGCCCCCCACATCTCGACTCAACATCCTCATCCTGCCCCTGCAAGCCGTTCTCTGCTGCTGCGCGCCGCCCTACCTCTGATGGCGTCGCTGATGCTGGGCAACCTGTTGTCGGTGGGCCACGCACAGGAGATCAACACCTCTCTGCCGCTGACCAGCATCGGTGACAAGCTGCTGTGGTCGGTCGGGAACCAGGACTTCACGCTGACGGTGGCGGCAACAGGCCGCGTGCGCCTCGATCTGTACAGCCCGCAGCTCGATCCCAAGGACTACCGCTCCGATACGTATTACGGGGACGAGACGTACAGCAAAGATCCGGTCGCGACCCGCTTCGAACTCGTGGATGCCAGCGGCAAGAGTGTCGTCGTCAAGAACTACGCGCCCGGCCAGCAGACCTGGGATACGCTGTTCGATACCACGCTGCCCGCCGGTACGTACAAACTGCGTGCTCTTACCACCGGCAACGCCAAGAACACCTTCGCCGTCAAACTGAGCAGTGAGAGCGCCGCGCTCGCGGCAGATCGCCTGATCGTCAACGTTCATTCGCACGATTTCATGCCGGTGCTCAACGTCACCACCGACGGCCCCGGCTACGAACTCCAGATGTACGACGGCGACGGCCCCACCGAGTTGCAGGCGCAGCTGCGCGATGCCAGCGGTCAGGTCACGCCGCTGCCGGTCAGCTCGCAACTGGGCAACGTAAGCTGGAAGCTGCCTGACGCGCCCGGACGCTACACCATCGAACTGCTGCAACCGGTGGGAGCCAGGCAGTACAGCAACTCGGTCAGCTTCACCATGACGCGCAACAAGGCCGCCACCCCGATCACCGTGGTGCAGGCCGATACCCTGGGGCTGCTGCGCGTCGAGGCCGAACTGATTCTGCCCGAGAGCGTTCAGCCCATTCAGCTCCCGGTAACGGTTGGCGCGGTGCTCGTCAGTGCCGAACCTTTCGAGGCCAAGACGCCCGCCGGAACCTACCCGGTGTCGGTGCCGCCTGTCGCGGGTGCGGAAGTGACGGCCCCCAGTGAAGTAACAGTCAAGAAGGGCGAAACGGCGCTGGTGCGGGTGCAGGTCAAGCCCAGCGTGGCCCTGACCCTGGTGGCTGACAAGCCGGAAGTGTGCGTGGGCGACGTGGTGACCTTCACCGCCCAGGCCACCACCGCGTATGCCGGTGATCTGCCGCTGACCCTGGCCCTGACGTCCGACCAGCTCAGTCTGGAAGGCACGGCGTCACAGACCGGCGTATTCAACGCCGCCACCCCCGGTACGGTCACGGTCAAGGCCACGGCCACCCAGAGCGGCGACTTCAGCGTGGCAGCGAACCTCGGCCCCTGGAGCGCCATGAAGGCAGTGGGCGTGAAGGTGTTGCCCGATGTCACCAGCTTCCAGCTCAGCCGCAACGCAGTGCCTGGTGCGCTGCCCGGCGAAGAAGTCACGGTCTCGCTGAGCATCACCAATACCGCGAACGTGGCGCAGCCGTATCACCTGAGTGATACCCCCGGCGCGGGTCTGGCAGCGCTGGACAGCACCGAGTTCAGCGGCACGCTGGCAGCGGGCGAAACCAAGACCCTCAGCTACCGCGCCCGCGTCACCGGTCAGAGCGGCGACACCAGCACCCTGAGCGCCAGCCTGAGCGGCTCCAGCGTCAACGGCGTGGCCTGCGGTGTGCCTCAGACCTCGGAAGTGGCCTTCACGGCGCTGACGCCGACGCCAGTCGTGACGCCGCCCGAAGTGGTCAGGACTGCGCCCGATATCCAGCGCACCAGCGTGGTTTCTCTGCCCTTCCATGCGCCCACGCTGGCCCGCACGCTGGTCATCGCGCACAGCTTCCCTGCCGTTGCCAGCTACGTGCCGGGCAGCAGCAAGCTCGACGGTCAGGCCATCCCCGATCCGGTGGTCGGGGCATCGGGCCGGGTGTACTGGGTCGTTCCGACGCCTGCCGCCACCGCGCAGACCACCAGCGACGATCCTGCCGGAAAGGGCAAGCTGGTCAGCGGCACCGTCACCTACAATCTGACGCACACCGGGCTGTTGCCCGCACTCGACAAACCCAGTCTGGTGGCCCGCTATACCCGCGACCGCCAGGAAGTGCTGGAAGGCACCTTCGACACTGCCGACTTCGGCTCGGCCACCCCGGTGGGCCTCGCACAGGTGGTGGCCGCGACCGAAAACGACGGCGACATCAAGTTGCCGCTGGCAGGCAAGGTCTTCTATGCCCGCGACCGCATCGGGATCGCGGTCGAGGGAGCACTTGATGCGGCGCTGAACCCGACCGTGAACGGCCAGCCGATTCCTGAAACGCAGATCGGCACCCGTATCTCCGATCCTGCCAACAACCTTCAGCGCCTGGAATACGTGGGCATTCCGATCCAGCGGGGCGAGAACGTGATCGCGCTGGGCGACCAGAAGATCAAGGTATATCTGGCGGGGCCGACGGCCTCGGTGGTCTTTACGCCGATCAGTCTGGTGGCCGACGGCAGCACCCCCCTGAAACTCAAGGTGCAGGCGCTGGACGCTGCTGGAATCGCCAGCGGCGAATCGTTCCTGACGATCAACCCCAGCCTGGAGCCGCTGGCCCCCGACGCCAACACCAGCGACGCGGGCTATCAGGTTGCCCTGAAAGACGGCGTGGGCACTCTGGTCTTGCAGCCGCAGGCCACCCCGACCGTGCTGAACCTGACGTACCTGGTGGCGGGCCGCAGCGAAGCTCTGCGCTATCCGGTGGTGCCCGACAACAGCACCGTTGGCGTGGGCATGGTGAGTGCCACCCTGGGCCTGCCCGACGGCCTGAAGTTCAGTGTCGACAACCTGAGCGTGCAGGCGCGTGCGTACTACGAAGGCCCGCTGCTGGGCGGCAAACTGTACCTCGCCGCCGACAAGGACGGCCTGCCCACCAGCACCAATCCTTACCTGCGCTACCCGGTCACGGGCGACAGCAGCATTCAGACCATTCCGCTGCAGGGCGTCGACCCGGTAGCGGTCAATTACGACCATCCCAGCTTCCACGCCCAGTACCTCCAGGGGCCGCTGCCGATCTCGGTCTTCTCGCTCGACGGCAACCTGACTGCGCTGTCGGTCTCGACCAAGACCAACCCCACCGTTTCGGGCTTCCTGGCCTACATACCGGGCGATCAGAAGAAAGAAACCCTGATTCCCAACGGCACGCGGCTGCTGCACCTGAGCAACAGCAACCTGTCACCCGACAGCGAATCCATCCAGCTTGTCGCCACCAAGAACGGACTGGAAATCAGCCGCAGCACCCTGAGCCGCTACGTCGATTACGTGCTCGATCCCACCACCGGCGTCATCACCCTGACGCGTGGTCTGGAAGCAACCGATCCCAATCTGAACAACCTGACCCTGGTCGTGTCTTACCGCCTGAACAATGCGCTGGACGGACGCACGCTCGGTTACGGAGCAGAAACCCGCTATGAATCGCGTGAGGGCGGGCAGAACTTTTCGGTGGCTGCCGCTGCGGTCAATCTCGATAATGTTCTGACGACCGGCGTGCGGGCAACCTACGACAGCAGCACCGTGAAAGCCAATGTGCTGGCGGCCTACTCGGGCGGTATCCAGGCGGCAGCCGATTTCAGCGCCAATCTGGGCGATACCGCCGCGACCTTGCAGGCCCGCTATCAGGATGCTGGCTACACCAAGAACGGCGGCCTGAACGGTGGCAGCACCGGCACCAGCCTGAATGCCAACGTCATCAGCCGCCTGACGCCCAATATCAATGCAGTGGTGACAGGTGAGTACCACGACATTCCGGCAGCCAATGCCACCACCACCAATGGCGTGCTCGATACCACCGGTGGCAGCGTCTCGGCCCGCGCCGACATGCGCTTCCAGCCGTTCAGCGTGGGCCTGGGTGCCAAGTACGGCTTCGGTGACGTCTACGGTATCGGTGCTATCGGCAGCATCGGCTATCACGCGTCGCCCATCGATATCGACATCGTTCATACCCAGCCGCTGACCGGCAATCTGGCGACCACCACCGACTTCAGCGCCAAGGTCACGATTGGCAAGGTGGCCGTGGGTCTGCACGATCTGCTGACCTGGGGCAGCGACAACACTGCCTCGCTGACCATGAACACCGTGCTGGGCAACACCAATTTCTCGGTGGGCTACGACCTGCCGACCGCCAGCGGCGCTGGCAACCGCGCCCGCTTCGGAGTCGATACCAGCCTGCCGCTCAATACCCGCACCAAACTGGGTCTGCGCGGCGCAGTGGTCAACGACTTCAACGTCTCCACCACCACCATTACGGCGGGAGCCGACCTGGCCTACAACTCGGGCGATATCAACGCCACGCTGGGCGGCGACGTGGCCTACGACGGCAACATTTTCAAGACGGTGTTGCGCGGCGGAATTACCGGGACCATCAACCGCACCCTGACCCTGACCGCCGACGGCACTGTCGATCTGACGCCGGGCAACTTCGGAGCGCGTGCCGCCGTGGGATATGCCTACCGCAACTCGGCGTGGCAGAGCCTGGGCTACCTGCGCTACCTCGACGGTTCGCTGAGTGCCGGGAAGCCCGAACTCAGTGCGGGGGCGAGTGCCGAGTACCATACACCCACCTTTGCGCTGCGCGGCGGCCTCGACAGCCGTACCCTGCTGAACGACACGCCCAGCTTTACTTACCAGGGCAGCCTGGGCGGTACCTACTACCCCACCGACTTCATCGGAATCGGAGCATGGGGCCGGGCACTGGTTCAGCCGAGCAGCAGCACCACGCAGTACGGTTTCGGTCTGGAGGGATCAGTTCGCGCCCTTCCGGGCACGTGGCTTACCGCCGGATACAACTTCGCGGGCTTTGACGGCCTGGGCAATCAGTACACCAAACCGGGCGTGTACCTGCGCCTCGATCTCACGCTGGACGAAACCCTGGGGCAAGCCGACCAACACTGA